From the genome of Bordetella sp. H567, one region includes:
- a CDS encoding ABC transporter substrate-binding protein codes for MNHRSKLLVGTLAFALAGGAYAADPIKIGVSGPYTGGSSSMGVSMRDGVRLAAEEINKSGGVLGRQLVLVERDDEAKNERGVQIAQELINKEQVVATVGFINTGVALASQRFYQDAKIPVFNNVATGSIITHQFDDPENYVFRNAAHDSIQAPMIVEEAVVRDGYKKVAILADSTNYGQLGREDLEKALAAKGVKAVAVEKFNIKDVDMTAQLLKSKQAGAEAVLTYGIGPELAQIANGMAKLGWKVPMIGSWTLSMANYIDNAGANGSGARMPQTFIQEPNTPKRKAFIDAYLAKFKPKNNRIDSPVSAAQGYDSIYLLAAAIKQANSTDGPKIRAALENLQTPVEGVVMTYDHPFTHDDHDAITPNLVVFGEVKDGRVVYAYPDDLKATAEPRKKDAAAKVASAPAK; via the coding sequence ATGAATCATCGTTCAAAATTGCTGGTAGGAACCCTTGCATTCGCACTGGCCGGCGGCGCCTACGCCGCCGACCCCATCAAGATCGGCGTGTCCGGCCCATATACCGGCGGGTCTTCGTCCATGGGGGTCAGCATGCGCGATGGCGTGCGCCTGGCCGCGGAAGAAATCAACAAGAGCGGCGGCGTGCTGGGGCGGCAGCTGGTACTGGTCGAGCGCGATGACGAAGCCAAGAACGAACGCGGCGTACAGATCGCGCAGGAACTCATCAACAAGGAGCAGGTGGTCGCGACGGTAGGCTTCATCAATACCGGCGTGGCCCTGGCGTCGCAGCGTTTCTACCAGGACGCCAAGATCCCGGTCTTCAACAATGTCGCGACCGGCAGCATCATCACGCACCAGTTCGACGATCCGGAAAACTACGTGTTCCGCAACGCGGCGCATGACAGCATCCAGGCGCCCATGATCGTCGAGGAAGCGGTGGTGCGCGACGGCTATAAGAAAGTCGCGATCCTGGCCGATTCCACCAATTACGGCCAGCTCGGCCGCGAAGACCTGGAAAAGGCGCTGGCGGCCAAGGGCGTCAAGGCCGTCGCCGTGGAGAAGTTCAATATCAAGGACGTCGACATGACGGCGCAATTGCTGAAGTCCAAGCAGGCCGGCGCCGAAGCCGTCCTGACCTACGGCATCGGCCCGGAGCTGGCCCAGATCGCCAACGGAATGGCCAAGCTGGGCTGGAAGGTTCCCATGATCGGCAGCTGGACCTTGTCCATGGCCAACTACATCGACAACGCCGGCGCCAACGGCAGCGGCGCGCGCATGCCGCAGACCTTCATCCAGGAACCCAACACGCCCAAGCGCAAGGCCTTCATCGACGCCTACCTGGCGAAATTCAAGCCCAAGAACAATCGCATCGATTCCCCGGTATCGGCGGCGCAGGGCTATGACTCCATCTACCTGCTGGCCGCGGCCATCAAGCAGGCCAATTCCACCGATGGCCCGAAGATCCGCGCGGCCCTGGAAAACCTGCAGACGCCGGTGGAAGGCGTGGTCATGACCTATGACCATCCCTTCACGCATGACGATCACGACGCCATTACGCCCAACCTGGTGGTGTTCGGCGAAGTCAAGGACGGCCGGGTGGTCTATGCGTATCCGGACGA